A region of the Cydia fagiglandana chromosome 20, ilCydFagi1.1, whole genome shotgun sequence genome:
TAATTATCCAATGTAGGTTTTACAAATGATTTCAGTTCACTGTTTCAGTTATATTAAGATTAGGTGGGGTAAGATAAACTATGGAGCAAAATAAACGCTTCTAGGTATAATAAACAGTAAGATACATAAGATACAtaaagtattaaaaataaaactaatccaTAACTAAAATTCACTTTAAAATACTTTCGTAGAAGGACTTTCCTGATACGGTTTCTTTTGCTTCGCGCAAAATAAACTTGTTTCTCgtaaggcttcgtcacacaggcgcgttttctgggcggcgcgtgagcggggcgcggggcgcacatataaaacgctcacgccccgcccggaaaacgcgcctatGTGACGGAACCATTACTCCACTTGACCGTCTGTTCTATCCACATAATTCCACACAAGCAATTTCCTGCAACGATATCGAAGCAATTGACGATTAACGAAAATCCAATCCTACAATAAGCATCGTAAAGGACAGATATTTAGAATTGCCTTGAAACTAGTGATTCCTCTAACTAATGTGGACATCAATATTAAATActtagttaaaattaaaacggAAATCTTATATAAACACTAGATTCCACGTCCTCTACTAAGTTGCCCTTGCTGTGACAATCAGTTCAAGATCTCAGTCACTGCCACGCAACTTAGTTTCCTCGTCTATTGTTGCTCGCGACGCGAGTGTGACACGGAGACAATTGCAACTATTTAACGACTCGTAACGCTTTAGACAGGGATTAACAAGGAAAAAGTTATATCAATCAAGGTAACATCATCTGATGCAAGAAGAAGATGAAGATAAGTATAAGTGTTGTGAACGGCTTTCTCAGATCTTTGACCAGATGGTAGGCCTATTTTTCGGGGGCTTCTAAACCGTCCCACATTGCTTTCGTTCGGTACTTCTCTCGAGAATCTTCCTACCTTAGCATCTTCCGTAATAATATCACAAAATCTTTCTAATTTGCTTAATTTCGTTAAGAGAGCACAGCTCTCTCCATTTCATTGCCCTTTGAGCCTTCTTACGACACCATTCACCAATATTGTGAGCTGCAAAGAGCTGTAAAAACTGCGTTATTTTGGATGAGAAAGAAGATGGTAGCTCTCGTACCTACTCTGTCCGCGAAACGCGTCAGTTTTGCGGCCCTTTTATCGCCAGTAGTATCAATCGTATAGTGGTTTAAGATGCGCAATTGCGCATGGGCTTCAAGTATATACGTGCATGCAACGCACGTCTTGCGACGTGCCATCGAGCTTCCGATCCGAGCGATGATCATCAGGATAACTCTGACGTCAAGGCTACTGAGCATTTGAGCAAGGCCTACGTACTGCGTATGCTTAATATGTATATGCCTACACTTACAGGAGTCTTACGCTAATATTGAGTATACAATTATAGTTGGAATTTTCAACTATACCATCACACAAGGAATAATTGTGTAGGTACTTAGCCCAGTCTAGTAGCCACACTGGGAATCGAACTctaataactttgttttattgaaattgAAACTTTAGAGAGACACTTGGTGTAAAATACATCGGTACCATACTTTTCTCATGTCAACATGATAACCTGCAAGTAAGTGCAAATTGCAAACTTAACTATGAACTATATAGGGCAGCGGTCAGCAACCTTTGTGCAGCCAAGGGCCACGAAGTAGTTAGCGACATTGACGCGGgacgcactttggtaatatttgtgactttagtagacattgtcgtttgtcaatattacatacaaattagcCAGGccccgcgggccgcttgttgtcGACCGCTGAACTGGGGTGCAACAACAAGTAATCTTGAGCACCAGTGATTGTGCCTCAAGTCTAGGTACATTTTGAATTTATCCGTGCACCGAGTGACCTTGATATGTTTATTTGAAAGCCTTATAATAACCAGATCTATGATCTAATTAATACTGACCCCGCGTCAGCGAAACGCGTCACGCACCAACTGCAACACCATTTGTCAACCTTATGCCGTCGTGATAAGATTGAGGAATGGTCAACATCGATATACAAGCAAGTGAATACATAAGTGGCCACAGATAGATCTTACCTCGTCGTGATAAGATTGACGAGCGGTCAATGTGTCGATATGATAGTGGGCACTTGGGCAGTGATCAGTTACCGTTGCATTCCTCTCGGCGCCTGCGCCGGGGGCCGCGCCGTTAGCGCCGCGGGCGCAGCAAGAAGCGAGTCGCAAGCAAAAACTAAAGGCAAAAACAGCGGAGAAGAGGGCCGGTTAAATTAAGATGGTTTAAATATAACAGCTGCCTATAGACCTAGGTAACGAGTATTCATCACGCGATAAACCCTGCTGTTTCTTTTGTAGTGTGAAGAGATAATATAGTTCGTGTACAGTTCTCACGCCGTGCACGGCCTTTCTCGGCCGGACTGTTTTACATGTCCACCGAGTAGGTACCTGCCGGCTGCAGCCGCCGCTGGTAATCacaataattaacaataatCTCATCCCGCTCACTGACCGACTGGCCGGATTACATTCAGCTCATTTATCACGTCAAGCTCCGTGTTTTGGTTAAATATATTCAAGAGAAATGCTTGTGAAATAAACACGTCACACGTCACATTAGACGATTTAGACACTGACAAGTCTCCTTAAGCTCCCTCCACACTCGCGCGCGAATCGCAgtgcgaagccgcgaacgcgagagTGGATTCTATTTCGCAGATTCGtacacgagtgtggagggggcgtTACATTTTCGTTCTactattttgttaaaaaaatcagGGTAATGGATTCTGACCACGCTAAAGTCGCCTCATATTTACACCGAGCCTCATACTATCATTGAGTCGCCTGCTACGTCTTACATGAAGGATGATCGATCCAAATTATCATTGCCATGAATCACCATGAATCGGTGCAATAGAGAGAGAGTTAAAACTGTTAAAACGGTTACAAGTCTGCAGCAatattgatagcccacgcagtgcaagtgttatttatacgtcataatctcatagaagtttgacgttttgaaataacacttgcactgcgtgggctatcaaaattgttgcagacttttcttgcttttcgtggtctaactctatgactTGATCTAGTTAAAAGTCGTTTAGAAGAAGGCTGACCTGTTTACTAAAATCTTTTTTCTCTCAACTCTTGACACTTGACAATGACGTGACATTATTAGCGCCAAAGTGTAATGCATGATGCCATTGATCTCCTGTAAGAAACGTGATCTTCAACCAACGCGCTGCCGCGATTGATATCACGGACCTCGATCCTGAGAGTGCCTGTCTTCCGCTAGTGATAAACGACAAACATGGCGACGTCGGATCCGGTGTGCCGGCCCTGCCCGTCGGGCGCGGTTGGAAATATTTTCCGGTACCTCGTCGCTCCAaggatttttaaataatttgtgtaGGCAGGTTGATGTAAGCGTCCGTGACCGAATGTTCATTGCATGAATAAGTTACTATAAGGATTATTTTATGCTAAACGATACCGTCGTTAGAATTCGTTATGCTACATTTCATCAATACAATTATGTTGCGATCCATCGGATCCACCCACACTGAAAGCATTCCATTTCACTTCTTCGTATGCTAGCCTAACACGCATCCCAGGGGCGTACATGTACAGACATGTTCAATTATCTGCCTGGTCGGGCGGGGCGGTCaaacttaattaaatatttaatacaatttacctaaacatttacCCGAAAGTTATCGAAGTAATAACCATATTAACGTGATCATGTTGTGCGTTCCAGGTGATGCGGTGTGCGGGCGGGGTCCCGACGCGGCTGGCGGgctggcgcggcgcgcgcgcgctgctGCTGCTGGTGTGCTGGGGCGCGCTGTGCGTGGTGTGGCTGCCGCGcctgcgcgcgccgccgcccgcgccgcgccacgCGCCCGCGCGGCAGCTGCTGCAGTCCGACCCCGCCGCCTCCACGCCCGCGCCCTCCGCCACGCCCGCCGCCGACGCGCACCTCAGCGAGGACCAGCTGCGCGCCGACGCCGAGCGCCAGCTGCCCTCGCTGCCGCTCTCCTACTGGCACAAGCACCGCAACGACAAGAACAAGTTCTACAAGTCGAAGGACTGCGCGCCGTTCCCCTCCGTGTTCGACCTCGAGTTCCACAACACGTACTGGCAGACGTTGCGCTCGAGTCAGGGCGTGTTCCACCTGTACGGCGCTTATCTCGACGCTCGAAACGCCTCGCGCATCGGCCCCGCCGTGAGATTGTTGGCCGTGCACGACCGCATCAAACCGACGCTGCCCACCCACTGCCAGCTCTGGTTTGAAGAACGACCCGACCCTGTAGTCGTGCGCGTCCTCGAATACAAGTACGTGTGGAACAGCAAGTGGGGCAACTACCGCGACGGTGTTCTGCAGCCGTACCTGCTGGCGTGCGTGCTGCCGGCGGACGTGCGCGCGCTGCGGCCCGCCGCCGTGTCGCTGGTGGAGAAACCGTGCGACCGCGCCACCAACTGCCTGCGCGTGCACTTCGACGAGCCGCCCGACCGCGCGCAGAAGGAGTTCGCCGTCTGCGTCAAGGGGCTCGACTTCCAGCACGAGGACCTGTCCGTGCGTCTCGTCGAGTGGATCGAGCTCGTGCGGCTGCTCGGCGCCGACAAGGTGTTCTTCTACGAGCTTCAAGTTCACCCCAACATCAGCAAGGTTCTCGCGTACTACCGCGCGCGGGGGATAGTGGAGAGCACGCCCATCACGCTGCCGGGCGGGCAGCCCAACCTGCCGGGCCTGCAGCACATGTACTTGAAGAAGAAGACGACGCACAAGCGACAGATGGAGCTGGTGCCGTACAACGACTGTCTGTACCGGCACATGTACCAGTACCGCTGGCTGGCGCTGCTGGACATAGACGAGGTGATTGTGCCGCTGCAGGACCCCGACTGGAGCTCGCTGTTGAAGCGCGTGATGCCGCTGGCCGCTCCGGCGGCCGGCAAGCCGCCGCGGTCGTCCTTCCACGCGTCCAACGTGTACTACCTGGACCAGCTGCAGCACGGCTGGGAGCCGGGCGCGCCGCGCTACATGCACATGCTGCAGCACGTGTACCGCACGCGCAACTTCACCAAGCCCGGCCAGTACGTGAAGGCGTTCCACGAGACGGGCCGCGTGCTGGCGCTGCACAACCACTTCCCGCTGGCGTGCCTGGGCGGCGCGTGCTCGTCGTACGCGCTGGACACGAAGCAGGCGCGCCTGCAGCACTACCGCGCCGACTGCGTCACGGCGCTGAGCAAGTCGTGCCAGGAGCTGCGCGCGGAGCCGGTGCGCGACGCCGCGCTGTGGCGCTGGGCCGACCGGCTGGTGCCGCGCGTCACGCAAGTGCTCACCGAGCTGGGACTGGTCCCGCCCGACGCGCCGCCGCAGCGGTGACACCCTCTAGTCACGCCGGCGACTCCCGGCACACACTAAACTAGCCCCGTACAGTACGCCCCGTGCTCTAACTATATTTTTGTAAGCATTTATTTTCTATTCctatttattgtatttgtaaataGTTGAGACGTAGACGGTGACGTACATATTTGCGTTGTGACTTGTGACACATTGTTTGTGACTTGAAGTGAATGTTGAGATATTCGAGTATTGTGTATGCCTAAGTATTATAATTGCGTCCGCGGGGTGGCACCGGCGCAATGGACAGAAAATGGACTATACAATTATAGGAAGAAGGGCCGTCCACGCCGAGGACGGCCGCAGCTCGGGCGAGCGATGCCGAGCGTTTAGAACAGTCAAGAACAAATGTATGCCAGCATTTTGTATGCAATTGCGATTGAATACCTAAGTATTAGTTAGGTGAATATTGAAATAGATCCTATAGCGGAACGgcaggagttgaaaataaaaagtaaatcctcacattaatttgtttaattcaCCCCTCGTCCACATTTATCTTGACATAGTAGTGACACTCATAAGTGAGAATGAAAGAAAAGAATCGAACTTGTGATTCCTGAAAAGAAAAGTCATCTACAAGTCCATGTTGTAGCATAGTTCCATGGTTGTTCCTAAATGAGCCATCCCCGACACCTATTAGTAAGCAGTAGTagtatgtagtagtagtaaaacacttatattgtacaaaaataagaacaaaacaggaaaaataacatagAGAAAACCAAAATTTCCATAtagtaaaccttattgcaacgagatAACATCTACCAGCGGTTAGTTAACCCGTCGACTGCCTTGTCCCGTATACCTACGTCACAgacaatttgaactttaatttaCAATTTCAAGGTTATTAATTCAATACTAAATTTTAGACACGGGCGTTCGAGGGGTTAAGTACAACCATCTATTATGTTGTTGTTGGTAGAGTCCAACCACTCTAATGTTCCTGCCAAGTTTTACGTGGAGTATggtcacagattatataatagttgtTACGATGGTATGGTAGCCTACTCCTATATGCACAGCTAGACTAGTGCACAGACCACCTCAACTACTATAGGTGCTAGACGTTAGACGGAGAACATGAACATCGAGGTCACCACACAGCGCTCCCGTACTAATTTAGTATGGATGCGGGATCGTTTCTTTCAGTTGTGCCTAGAGTTaaaccgagaaaagtctgcaacgattttgatagcatattatgcagtgcaagtgttatgtcataatttcatgtagaagattgacgtttaaaataaaacttgcactgcgtgtgctgtaaTATAAAAGCGGTTGCAGTCTTGTCTTTGTCTAACTCTACGATTACGATCGGTACCATCGCTCACACTGTCAACTGACAAGAGGTAtgtataaggtccaccgatggacagttacgAGTGTTGCCGTTTGTACTCGTGAAATTAAAGAAACTCTGCTATAAAATGGAGTAAAATACAAATAGATTGCGGTGCTCCAATCGTATATAGCAACTTACAAGTAAAATTGctcctagagtcagaccaagaaaagtcttgcactgcgtgggctatcaaatccgttgcagacttttcttggtccgactctatgtgTGGTGCTCGTGCTCTTTTGTAAGCGCTTCATAATGCGGTGTCTGTGTGCCTGTAtggaatatgtaggtaggtatgtatgtttGGGTACCTGTGCATTGCACTGCCAAGTCGCGGCATACCTACTTAGCTAGCTACATTTTTAAGTGGTGGTCAATTTCACAAATAAGTAAACAAAGCTACTGTTATCAAGACATTAGTGTAGGTATTGTTCCGATATTTTTAgtgccttggccgctccgatatacctGACAACGACTGTATTCGTCGAGCAGAGAGACGGAGGTGTACTTAACTACCTAAGGCTTATTGAGGTACCTATAACTACCTAAGTAACCATCAAGAATTACATGTTCATCGTTTAGTTCGCACTAAAAATGGTTTTAAAGAGCCCCCGTTTCTAATAGTCAGTACAGTCAGTGTACCTAATCTATACAGCAATCGTATAATACATACTACTTTATCTTTACAAGTCGTCTATCCTCGTCCTGCCCATTGTGATTCCTAAAGGACATATTTCATTTTTAGCAAGTTATGAATGAAAAGCGTGGATAGGTTGAGGTTACCCTGAAActtcttttattttacttaaaacgTGAAACAAAGGAAAATCAATTATATTCTCCAAATCATTTGGTTTAAAATTTATGACTCAAACTGAGAACGGTGGGCAGGACTATAATTTTGAGCTTAGTGTTATGACGAAAATGGAGACTGGCTTGGTTTAATTACCGTATAGAAGTTAGAGCTCCGGTTAGAGACTTCACATAATACCCACGTCccacaaaaaaaacaaacgcCTGTAGAATTATACTAGCAATCACTCCTTCTTCttcgacctagcgttttcccggcctagcgccagggcacaaaagagataggtacagaaatcaatctacatacaaagcgcgctcgagcaacgcacacatagacactgctcacggacacgatatctcggaccagttgggaccagtgcgagcgcgagtgccatccgcttgagacacgcgtctgtgaacttttttgtgaaata
Encoded here:
- the LOC134674673 gene encoding uncharacterized protein LOC134674673, translated to MRCAGGVPTRLAGWRGARALLLLVCWGALCVVWLPRLRAPPPAPRHAPARQLLQSDPAASTPAPSATPAADAHLSEDQLRADAERQLPSLPLSYWHKHRNDKNKFYKSKDCAPFPSVFDLEFHNTYWQTLRSSQGVFHLYGAYLDARNASRIGPAVRLLAVHDRIKPTLPTHCQLWFEERPDPVVVRVLEYKYVWNSKWGNYRDGVLQPYLLACVLPADVRALRPAAVSLVEKPCDRATNCLRVHFDEPPDRAQKEFAVCVKGLDFQHEDLSVRLVEWIELVRLLGADKVFFYELQVHPNISKVLAYYRARGIVESTPITLPGGQPNLPGLQHMYLKKKTTHKRQMELVPYNDCLYRHMYQYRWLALLDIDEVIVPLQDPDWSSLLKRVMPLAAPAAGKPPRSSFHASNVYYLDQLQHGWEPGAPRYMHMLQHVYRTRNFTKPGQYVKAFHETGRVLALHNHFPLACLGGACSSYALDTKQARLQHYRADCVTALSKSCQELRAEPVRDAALWRWADRLVPRVTQVLTELGLVPPDAPPQR